In Candidatus Methylomirabilota bacterium, a genomic segment contains:
- a CDS encoding PIN domain-containing protein — MSLIIARLCVLAVATGAGVALAPALGIKWATHWLGLAGFLCGVLAVVLEWQGRRVPVDRLFWGAAGGIAGVALGLGVGSALGAVVPEAGALGRGLFGLLLGYLGCAVTLAKNDELEGMSAKLFPKTVALKQAYKVLDTSVIIDGRVADVCETGFLEGTIVVPQFVLRELQQIADSSDALKRNRGKRGFDVLQRLQRVSKITVRIMDQDFPAIREVDRKLIELAKSLNGKVVTNDYNLNKIAELSGVPVLNINELANSLKPVVLPGELMHLQVVKEGKEAGQGVAYLDDGTMVVVDHGRKLIGQMVDVTVTSVLQTTAGRMIFARLAPMEEPVR, encoded by the coding sequence ATGAGTCTCATCATCGCGCGACTGTGTGTGCTGGCGGTGGCCACCGGCGCCGGTGTAGCGCTGGCGCCGGCTCTCGGTATCAAGTGGGCGACGCACTGGCTGGGCCTGGCCGGCTTCCTCTGCGGGGTGCTGGCGGTGGTGCTGGAGTGGCAGGGCCGCCGCGTGCCCGTGGACCGGCTGTTCTGGGGCGCGGCCGGCGGCATCGCCGGCGTCGCGCTCGGGCTCGGCGTGGGCAGCGCGCTCGGCGCGGTGGTGCCCGAGGCGGGAGCCCTCGGGCGCGGGCTCTTCGGCCTGTTGCTCGGCTATCTCGGCTGCGCGGTGACCCTGGCGAAGAACGACGAATTGGAGGGCATGTCGGCCAAGCTCTTTCCCAAGACCGTCGCCCTCAAGCAGGCCTACAAGGTGCTCGACACCTCGGTAATCATCGACGGGCGCGTCGCGGATGTGTGCGAGACGGGCTTCCTCGAGGGGACCATCGTGGTACCCCAGTTCGTGCTGCGCGAGCTGCAGCAGATCGCCGACTCGTCGGACGCGCTGAAGCGGAACCGCGGCAAGCGGGGGTTCGATGTGCTGCAGCGCCTGCAGCGGGTGTCCAAGATCACCGTGCGCATCATGGACCAGGACTTCCCGGCCATCCGCGAGGTCGATCGCAAGCTGATCGAGCTGGCCAAGAGCCTGAACGGCAAGGTCGTGACCAACGACTACAACCTGAACAAGATCGCCGAGCTCTCGGGCGTGCCGGTGCTGAACATCAACGAGCTGGCCAACTCGCTGAAGCCGGTGGTGCTGCCCGGCGAGCTCATGCACCTGCAGGTCGTGAAGGAGGGCAAGGAGGCCGGCCAGGGCGTCGCGTATCTCGACGACGGGACCATGGTGGTGGTGGACCACGGCCGGAAGCTCATCGGGCAGATGGTGGACGTGACGGTGACGAGCGTGCTCCAGACCACCGCCGGGCGGATGATCTTCGCGCGGCTGGCCCCCATGGAAGAGCCCGTC